Proteins from a genomic interval of Arachis hypogaea cultivar Tifrunner chromosome 10, arahy.Tifrunner.gnm2.J5K5, whole genome shotgun sequence:
- the LOC112716364 gene encoding mitochondrial outer membrane protein porin of 34 kDa, whose protein sequence is MGKGPGLYSDIGKKARDLLFKDYHSDQKFTVTTYSPTGVAITSTGIKRDGLFMADVNTQLKNKNVTTDIKVDTDSNLFTTITVNEPAPGLKTIFSFRVPDQRSGKVEVQYVHDYAGISTSVGLTANPIVNFSGVLGSDVLAIGSELSYDTKIGEFTKYNAGVNFTKADLVASLTMTDKGDSLNASYYHIVNPLKNTAFGAEVTHSFSTNKNTLTLGSQHALDPLTTVKARINNSGKAHALIQHEWRPKSFFTISGEVDTKSFEESAKIGLGLALKP, encoded by the exons atGGGTAAGGGTCCAGGTCTCTACTCTGACATTGGAAAGAAAGCCAGAG ATCTGCTGTTCAAGGATTATCACAGTGATCAGAAGTTCACCGTCACCACCTACTCACCCACTGGAGTT GCTATAACATCAACAGGGATCAAGAGAGATGGACTATTTATGGCTGATGTTAACACTCAGTTGAAGAACAAGAATGTCACCACTGACATCAAAGTTGACACCGATTCTAAT CTCTTCACAACCATCACTGTTAATGAGCCTGCTCCTGGTCTCAAAACCATCTTTAGCTTCAGAGTTCCTGATCAAAGGTCTGGAAAG GTGGAAGTTCAGTATGTGCATGACTATGCTGGAATAAGCACCAGTGTTGGGCTCACTGCAAATCCAATTGTTAACTTCTCTGGTGTTCTCGGGAGTGACGTACTTGCAATTGGTTCTGAGCTCTCTTACGACACCAAAATTGGGGAGTTCACAAAATACAATGCTGGAGTGAACTTCACCAAAGCTGACTTGGTTGCCTCTTTGACTAT GACTGACAAAGGCGATTCCCTGAATGCATCATACTACCATATAGTCAACCCCTTGAAAAACACTGCGTTTGGTGCCGAGGTGACTCACAGTTTCTCAACCAATAAGAACACCCTCACACTTGGCAGCCAGCATGCACTAGACCCCTTGACCACAGTGAAGGCTCGGATCAACAACTCCGGCAAGGCACATGCCCTTATCCAGCATGAGTGGCGTCCCAAATCATTCTTCACCATTTCCGGGGAGGTTGACACCAAGTCTTTCGAGGAGAGTGCCAAGATTGGTTTGGGTTTGGCTCTCAAACCCTAA